A region from the Sphaerodactylus townsendi isolate TG3544 linkage group LG01, MPM_Stown_v2.3, whole genome shotgun sequence genome encodes:
- the NENF gene encoding neudesin isoform X3, with translation MEGGGSPHGAAFPCKRSVPLPAPFPASLALALWESAAFHLAMADGFRLPFAVVVLVLLGSQETRTEQELRFQPVPRQRPVRLFTELELARYDGQEEGQPIYIAVKGVVFDVTSGKACSLIQKKAGGSSGGSGAGPHR, from the exons atggaggggggggggagccctcatGGGGCAGCGTTTCCTTGCAAGAGATCCGTGCCTCTCCCAGCCCCCTTTCCGGCCTCTCTTGCTCTCGCCCTGTGGGAGTCTGCAGCTTTCCACCTCGCCATGGCCGACGGCTTCAGGCTGCCTTTTGCGGTCGTCGTTTTGGTCCTGCTGGGCTCCCAAGAGACGCGGACAGAGCAGGAGTTGCGTTTCCAGCCCGTTCCCCGGCAGAGGCCCGTCAGGCTCTTCACCGAGCTCGAGCTGGCCAGATACGACGGGCAGGAG GAGGGTCAGCCTATTTACATAGCTGTTAAAGGTGTGGtgtttgatgtcacttctggaaaag CTTGCAGCCTCATCCAAAAAAAGGCGGGGGGATCTTCCGGTGGGAGCGGCGCAGGGCCACATCGGTAG
- the NENF gene encoding neudesin isoform X1: MADGFRLPFAVVVLVLLGSQETRTEQELRFQPVPRQRPVRLFTELELARYDGQEEGQPIYIAVKGVVFDVTSGKEFYGKGAPYNVLVGKDSTRGIAKMSLDPVDLTHDTFMQSYSIEMGLTTEELQSLDETFNNVYKAKYPIVGYTAQRILSEDGSPNPNFKPEDQPHFSIKDEF; this comes from the exons ATGGCCGACGGCTTCAGGCTGCCTTTTGCGGTCGTCGTTTTGGTCCTGCTGGGCTCCCAAGAGACGCGGACAGAGCAGGAGTTGCGTTTCCAGCCCGTTCCCCGGCAGAGGCCCGTCAGGCTCTTCACCGAGCTCGAGCTGGCCAGATACGACGGGCAGGAG GAGGGTCAGCCTATTTACATAGCTGTTAAAGGTGTGGtgtttgatgtcacttctggaaaag AGTTTTATGGGAAAGGAGCCCCTTACAACGTGCTAGTTGGGAAGGATTCAACCCGAGGAATTGCAAAGATGTCCCTTGATCCTGTGGATCTCACTCATGACACA TTCATGCAATCATACTCTATTGAGATGGGACTCACAACAGAAGAACTGCAATCTCTGGATGAAACCTTCAATAATGTCTACAAAGCCAAGTATCCCATTGTTGGCTACACAGCCCAAAGAATTCTCAGTGAGGATGGCAGCCCCAATCCAAACTTCAAACCTGAAGACCAGCCACATTTCAGCATTAAGGATGAATTTTGA
- the NENF gene encoding neudesin isoform X2, with protein sequence MADGFRLPFAVVVLVLLGSQETRTEQELRFQPVPRQRPVRLFTELELARYDGQEEGQPIYIAVKGVVFDVTSGKEFYGKGAPYNVLVGKDSTRGIAKMSLDPVDLTHDTMGLTTEELQSLDETFNNVYKAKYPIVGYTAQRILSEDGSPNPNFKPEDQPHFSIKDEF encoded by the exons ATGGCCGACGGCTTCAGGCTGCCTTTTGCGGTCGTCGTTTTGGTCCTGCTGGGCTCCCAAGAGACGCGGACAGAGCAGGAGTTGCGTTTCCAGCCCGTTCCCCGGCAGAGGCCCGTCAGGCTCTTCACCGAGCTCGAGCTGGCCAGATACGACGGGCAGGAG GAGGGTCAGCCTATTTACATAGCTGTTAAAGGTGTGGtgtttgatgtcacttctggaaaag AGTTTTATGGGAAAGGAGCCCCTTACAACGTGCTAGTTGGGAAGGATTCAACCCGAGGAATTGCAAAGATGTCCCTTGATCCTGTGGATCTCACTCATGACACA ATGGGACTCACAACAGAAGAACTGCAATCTCTGGATGAAACCTTCAATAATGTCTACAAAGCCAAGTATCCCATTGTTGGCTACACAGCCCAAAGAATTCTCAGTGAGGATGGCAGCCCCAATCCAAACTTCAAACCTGAAGACCAGCCACATTTCAGCATTAAGGATGAATTTTGA